A stretch of the Actinoalloteichus fjordicus genome encodes the following:
- a CDS encoding lytic polysaccharide monooxygenase auxiliary activity family 9 protein, whose amino-acid sequence MTRRRKGALIGVLAGVVGLLAALLPASSALAHGGMSSPGTRTYFCFEEGPENPQSEACTDAIAEGGTQPLYDWFGILISDAAGRHQELIPDGQLCGAGTDKYAAYDVPRDWQTTTLPTSGEWTFEYVAWAPHPGDFDLYVTKDGFDPSSPLTWSDLEPEPFSTVTDPPIVDGSYQWTAELPEGKSGQHIIYSIWQRSDSPEAFYNCSDVVFGG is encoded by the coding sequence GTGACGAGACGACGCAAGGGCGCGTTGATCGGCGTGCTGGCCGGAGTCGTCGGCCTGCTCGCGGCTCTGCTGCCCGCAAGCAGCGCGCTGGCCCACGGCGGGATGTCCTCACCGGGGACCCGCACGTACTTCTGTTTCGAGGAGGGGCCGGAGAACCCGCAGTCCGAGGCGTGCACGGACGCGATCGCCGAGGGCGGCACCCAGCCGCTGTACGACTGGTTCGGCATCCTCATCAGCGACGCCGCAGGCAGGCATCAGGAGCTGATCCCCGACGGACAGCTCTGCGGCGCGGGCACCGACAAGTACGCCGCCTATGACGTCCCGCGCGACTGGCAGACCACCACCCTGCCCACGAGCGGCGAGTGGACCTTCGAGTACGTGGCCTGGGCGCCGCATCCCGGCGACTTCGACCTGTACGTGACCAAGGACGGCTTCGACCCGAGCTCGCCGCTGACGTGGTCGGACCTCGAACCGGAGCCGTTCTCCACCGTGACCGACCCGCCGATCGTGGACGGCTCGTATCAGTGGACCGCCGAGCTGCCCGAGGGCAAGTCCGGTCAGCACATCATCTACTCGATCTGGCAGCGCTCCGACAGCCCGGAGGCGTTCTACAACTGCTCCGACGTCGTCTTCGGCGGCTGA
- the pgsA gene encoding phosphatidylinositol phosphate synthase, with translation MLNIFARASVSRVTDPVGGWLVRRGLSPNVMTVIGTLGTIVAALWFLPRGELFVGAAVVTVFVLFDLLDGAMARVSGGTTTFGAVLDSCCDRLADAALFGAIAYWCFVGADDRVTGIAALISLSCGQVISYVKARAEASGLSADGGLVERAERLIIGLVGVGIHGLGVPYILQVSLWLLAVLSVITVGQRLLAVHRSASEQAV, from the coding sequence ATGCTCAACATCTTCGCGCGTGCCTCGGTCTCCCGCGTCACCGATCCGGTGGGCGGGTGGCTGGTGCGTCGTGGGCTCTCGCCGAACGTCATGACGGTGATCGGCACCCTCGGCACGATCGTCGCCGCTCTGTGGTTCCTGCCCAGGGGCGAATTGTTCGTCGGCGCGGCGGTGGTCACGGTGTTCGTGCTGTTCGACCTTCTCGACGGCGCGATGGCGCGGGTCAGCGGCGGCACCACCACCTTCGGCGCGGTGCTGGACTCCTGCTGCGACCGACTGGCCGACGCGGCCCTGTTCGGCGCCATCGCCTACTGGTGCTTCGTCGGTGCCGACGATCGGGTGACCGGCATCGCCGCGCTGATCTCGTTGAGCTGCGGCCAGGTGATCTCCTACGTCAAGGCCAGGGCCGAGGCCTCCGGGCTGTCCGCCGACGGCGGGCTGGTCGAGCGGGCCGAGCGGTTGATCATCGGGCTGGTGGGCGTCGGCATCCACGGTCTCGGCGTGCCGTACATCCTCCAAGTGAGCCTGTGGCTGTTGGCGGTGCTCTCGGTGATCACCGTGGGACAGCGTCTGCTGGCCGTGCACCGCTCCGCCTCGGAGCAGGCGGTATGA
- a CDS encoding FitA-like ribbon-helix-helix domain-containing protein, which produces MGRTLQIRDLSEHAYSELRVRAAREDLSLSGYVRKQLEKMTAGPDMKAWLESALDRDWGVDRETALAAVREAKGGDPESGE; this is translated from the coding sequence ATGGGTCGAACATTGCAGATCAGAGATCTGTCGGAGCACGCCTACAGCGAGTTGCGGGTCAGAGCGGCGCGTGAGGATCTGTCCCTCAGCGGTTACGTCCGGAAGCAACTCGAGAAGATGACTGCGGGTCCTGACATGAAGGCCTGGCTCGAGTCCGCGCTCGACCGTGACTGGGGAGTCGATCGGGAGACCGCACTCGCCGCAGTGCGGGAGGCCAAAGGCGGAGATCCGGAGTCAGGGGAGTGA
- a CDS encoding HIT family protein yields MTEFAEQQGVGIPDALQRLWTPHRMSYIRGENKPAGTAEDGCPFCLLLAFDDADALIVARGELVFAVLNLYPYNPGHLMVLPYRHVPDYTDLTARETVELADFTQRAMRTIRLASAPHGFNIGMNQGPVAGAGIAAHLHQHVVPRWGGDANFMPVIAHTKVLPQLLGETRSLLAAAWAESG; encoded by the coding sequence ATGACCGAGTTCGCCGAGCAGCAGGGCGTCGGCATCCCCGACGCCCTGCAACGGCTCTGGACACCGCACCGGATGAGCTACATCCGAGGAGAGAACAAGCCTGCGGGCACGGCCGAGGACGGCTGTCCGTTCTGTCTGCTGCTGGCATTCGACGACGCCGACGCGTTGATCGTCGCTCGCGGTGAGCTGGTCTTCGCGGTGCTCAACCTGTACCCGTACAACCCCGGCCATCTGATGGTGCTGCCCTACCGGCACGTCCCGGACTACACCGACCTGACGGCTCGGGAGACGGTCGAGCTGGCGGACTTCACCCAGCGCGCCATGCGGACGATCCGGCTGGCCTCGGCGCCGCACGGCTTCAACATCGGGATGAATCAGGGCCCCGTCGCGGGCGCGGGCATCGCCGCGCATCTGCATCAGCACGTGGTGCCGCGTTGGGGCGGCGACGCGAACTTCATGCCGGTCATCGCCCACACCAAGGTGTTGCCGCAACTCCTGGGGGAGACCCGTTCGCTGCTCGCCGCCGCCTGGGCGGAGAGCGGATGA
- a CDS encoding helix-turn-helix domain-containing protein produces MTENEQTGAPLAVIAAALRRERSRAGLSLSEVARRAGVAKSTLSQLEAGNGNPSVETLWALGVALGVPFSRLVDPPNRPVQVVRANEGLSVRSEQADFDARLLAACPPGARRDVFTVVLQPGASREADAHLPGTVEHLVVACGSLRAGPLDRVVELAEGDYLSFPGDVPHRYEATAPDTRIVLVMEHV; encoded by the coding sequence ATGACTGAGAACGAGCAGACCGGGGCACCGCTGGCGGTCATCGCCGCCGCCCTGCGCCGGGAGCGGAGCCGGGCGGGGCTGTCCCTGAGCGAGGTGGCCCGCCGCGCCGGGGTCGCCAAGTCGACCCTGTCCCAACTGGAGGCGGGCAACGGCAACCCCAGCGTGGAGACGCTGTGGGCACTGGGCGTGGCACTGGGCGTGCCCTTCAGCAGGCTGGTCGACCCGCCGAACCGGCCGGTGCAGGTCGTCCGCGCCAATGAAGGCCTCAGCGTGCGATCCGAACAGGCCGACTTCGACGCGAGGCTGCTCGCCGCCTGCCCGCCGGGGGCGCGACGGGACGTCTTCACCGTCGTCCTCCAGCCCGGCGCCAGCCGCGAGGCCGACGCGCACCTGCCGGGCACCGTCGAACACCTCGTCGTCGCCTGCGGATCGCTACGCGCCGGACCGCTGGACCGGGTCGTCGAGCTGGCCGAGGGCGACTACCTAAGCTTCCCCGGCGACGTCCCCCATCGGTACGAGGCGACGGCGCCGGACACGCGGATCGTGCTGGTGATGGAGCACGTCTAG
- the pdxS gene encoding pyridoxal 5'-phosphate synthase lyase subunit PdxS: MAEMLKGGVIMDVVTPEQAKIAEDAGAVAVMALERVPADIRVQGGVARMSDPDMIDGIIDAVSIPVMAKARIGHFAEAQVLQAIGVDYVDESEVLTPADEAHHIDKWNFTVPFVCGATNLGEALRRISEGAAMIRSKGEAGTGNVVEATRHMRQIRSDLRRLAVLDDEELFVAAKELRAPYELVREIAEAGRLPVVLFTAGGIATPADAAMMMQLGAEGVFVGSGIFKSGDPAKRAEAIVKATTFYDDPDVIVKVSRGLGEAMVGLNVTDLPESQRYADRGW, from the coding sequence ATGGCGGAAATGCTCAAGGGCGGCGTCATCATGGACGTCGTCACCCCCGAGCAGGCGAAGATCGCCGAGGACGCGGGCGCCGTCGCGGTGATGGCGCTGGAGCGGGTCCCCGCCGACATCCGGGTGCAGGGCGGCGTCGCGCGGATGTCCGACCCCGACATGATCGACGGCATCATCGACGCCGTGTCGATCCCCGTGATGGCCAAGGCCCGGATCGGTCACTTCGCCGAGGCGCAGGTCCTTCAGGCCATCGGCGTGGACTACGTCGACGAGTCCGAGGTGCTGACCCCCGCCGACGAGGCCCACCACATCGACAAGTGGAACTTCACCGTTCCCTTCGTGTGCGGGGCCACCAACCTCGGCGAGGCCCTGCGTCGGATCTCCGAGGGCGCGGCGATGATCCGTTCCAAGGGCGAGGCGGGCACGGGCAACGTCGTCGAGGCCACCCGGCACATGCGTCAGATCCGGTCCGACCTGCGCAGGCTGGCCGTGCTCGATGACGAGGAGCTGTTCGTCGCCGCCAAGGAGCTGCGGGCGCCCTACGAGCTCGTCCGGGAGATCGCCGAGGCGGGCAGGCTGCCCGTCGTGCTGTTCACCGCGGGCGGCATCGCCACGCCCGCCGACGCGGCGATGATGATGCAGCTCGGCGCCGAGGGCGTCTTCGTCGGCTCCGGCATCTTCAAGTCCGGCGACCCGGCCAAGCGGGCCGAGGCCATCGTGAAGGCGACCACCTTCTACGACGACCCGGATGTGATCGTCAAGGTGTCGCGCGGCCTGGGCGAGGCGATGGTGGGCCTCAACGTGACGGACCTGCCGGAGAGCCAGCGCTACGCGGACCGGGGCTGGTGA
- the thrS gene encoding threonine--tRNA ligase: protein MSRPQFPPPESASPVRVQAGTTAGTTVREAGLPAKGPDAVVVVRDPAGVLRDLSWAPETDTDVIPVAADTEDGRAVIRHSTAHVLAQAVQDLFPEAKLGIGPPVTDGFYYDFDMPRPFTPEDLQALEKRMKQIVKGAQRFSRRVVGSVTAAKEELAAEPYKLELVDVKGGPGQGEAAVDTSEVMEIGGAELTVYDNLDPRSGERVWGDLCRGPHIPTTKHIPAFKLMRSAAAYWRGSEKNPQLQRVYGTAWESTEALEAYLERLAEAERRDHRRLGAELDLFSFPDEIGSGLPVFHPRGGIIRRELEDYSRRRHEEAGYQFVYTPHITKGTLFEISGHLQWYADGMYPPMHLDAEVDADGAVRKPGQDYYLKPMNCPFHNLIFQSRGRSYRELPLRAFEFGSVYRYEKSGVVHGLTRVRGLTMDDAHIYCTPEQVGEEIRSLLTFVLDLLRDFGLDDFYLELSTRDEEKYVGSDEVWAEATETLREVAVASGLELVPDPGGAAFYGPKISVQAKDALGRTWQMSTIQLDFNLPEKFGLEYTASDGSRQRPVMIHRALFGSIERFFGILTEHYAGAFPAWLAPVQVVGIPIADEHAEHLAGVAKALRAKGLRVEVDTSDDRMQKKIRNHTTQKVPFLLLAGGKDVEAGAVSFRFRDGSQINGVPVDRAVEALADWVGRRENSSPTAEAFDPVRPG from the coding sequence GTGTCCCGACCGCAGTTCCCGCCGCCCGAGTCCGCGTCGCCCGTGAGGGTGCAGGCCGGGACCACCGCGGGGACGACGGTGCGCGAGGCGGGGCTGCCCGCCAAGGGCCCCGACGCCGTCGTCGTGGTCCGCGACCCGGCAGGCGTCCTGCGCGACCTGTCCTGGGCGCCGGAGACCGACACCGACGTCATCCCCGTGGCGGCCGACACCGAGGACGGCAGGGCCGTCATCCGCCACTCGACGGCCCACGTGCTGGCCCAGGCGGTCCAGGACCTGTTCCCCGAGGCGAAGTTGGGCATCGGTCCGCCCGTCACCGACGGCTTCTACTACGACTTCGACATGCCGCGTCCCTTCACTCCGGAGGACCTGCAGGCGCTGGAGAAGCGCATGAAGCAGATCGTCAAGGGTGCACAGCGGTTCTCCCGACGGGTCGTCGGCTCCGTGACCGCGGCGAAGGAGGAGCTGGCCGCCGAGCCCTACAAGCTCGAACTCGTCGACGTCAAGGGCGGGCCGGGCCAGGGCGAGGCCGCGGTGGACACCTCCGAGGTGATGGAGATCGGCGGCGCCGAGCTGACCGTCTACGACAACCTCGACCCGCGCAGCGGCGAGCGGGTCTGGGGCGACCTGTGCCGGGGTCCGCACATCCCGACCACCAAGCACATTCCCGCGTTCAAGCTGATGCGCAGCGCGGCGGCCTACTGGCGGGGCAGCGAGAAGAACCCGCAGCTCCAGCGGGTGTACGGCACCGCATGGGAGTCCACCGAGGCGCTGGAGGCGTACCTGGAGCGACTGGCGGAGGCCGAGCGCCGGGACCACCGCAGGCTCGGGGCCGAGCTGGACCTGTTCAGCTTCCCCGACGAGATCGGCTCCGGGCTGCCCGTCTTCCACCCCAGGGGCGGCATCATCCGCCGGGAGCTGGAGGACTACTCGCGCCGTCGTCACGAGGAGGCGGGCTACCAGTTCGTCTACACCCCGCACATCACCAAGGGCACGTTGTTCGAGATCTCCGGACACCTCCAGTGGTACGCCGACGGCATGTACCCGCCCATGCACCTGGACGCCGAGGTCGACGCCGACGGCGCGGTGCGCAAGCCCGGCCAGGACTACTACCTGAAGCCGATGAACTGCCCGTTCCACAACCTGATCTTCCAGTCGCGGGGCCGGTCCTACCGTGAGCTGCCGCTGCGGGCCTTCGAGTTCGGCTCGGTGTATCGCTACGAGAAGTCCGGCGTGGTGCACGGCCTGACCAGGGTGCGCGGCCTGACGATGGACGACGCGCACATCTACTGCACCCCGGAGCAGGTCGGCGAGGAGATCCGGTCGCTGCTCACCTTCGTGCTGGACCTCCTGCGCGACTTCGGGCTGGACGACTTCTACCTGGAACTGTCCACTCGCGACGAGGAGAAGTACGTCGGCTCGGACGAGGTCTGGGCCGAGGCCACCGAGACGCTGCGGGAGGTCGCCGTGGCGAGCGGGCTCGAGCTGGTCCCCGATCCGGGCGGTGCGGCCTTCTACGGGCCGAAGATCTCCGTCCAGGCCAAGGACGCGCTCGGTCGCACCTGGCAGATGTCGACCATCCAGCTCGACTTCAACCTTCCCGAGAAGTTCGGCCTGGAGTACACCGCCTCCGACGGCTCGCGACAGCGGCCGGTGATGATCCACCGGGCGCTGTTCGGCTCCATCGAACGTTTCTTCGGGATCCTGACCGAGCACTACGCGGGTGCCTTCCCCGCCTGGCTCGCGCCGGTCCAGGTGGTGGGCATCCCCATCGCCGACGAGCATGCCGAGCACTTGGCGGGCGTCGCCAAGGCACTGCGGGCCAAGGGGCTGCGGGTCGAGGTCGACACCTCCGACGACCGGATGCAGAAGAAGATCCGCAACCACACGACGCAGAAGGTGCCGTTCCTGCTGCTGGCAGGCGGCAAGGACGTCGAGGCGGGTGCGGTCTCCTTCCGCTTCCGTGACGGCAGCCAGATCAACGGCGTGCCGGTGGATCGAGCGGTCGAGGCGCTGGCCGACTGGGTCGGCCGCCGGGAGAACTCCTCCCCGACCGCCGAGGCCTTCGACCCCGTGCGACCGGGATGA
- a CDS encoding NUDIX hydrolase, with product MSVTTLLVVVLIVLTLLLLIGGWSVLIANRLNRLHVRTDAGWAALEAALGRRAVVTRAVAAVGPVAAVAESPRGAALDARPPCMSPVDPATPDGTPPDAESSPTAWSAAEPSRVSSLDGEPSRVSSFDAESSRVSSFDAESSRVSPLDAERLRAAALDAELTPRAGRENSENLLGRMLGELDRSRLPVPLAAELTEAEERVMLARRVYNDAVRDTLALRARRPVRWLRLAGGAPPPEYFEIVERASEPEPASPVIYRPSARVLLLDDADRLLLFESSDPGRPQETFWCTAGGGVEAGEELRAAAVREVTEETGLVLVESDLVGPVWLRRAVFGFDGEVFDSEEWFFVARIEPGTAGVDVSGFTDLERRTVRGHRWWTAAELRETEATVYPVQLAEFLPEVLAGRWDGRVRTIR from the coding sequence ATGAGCGTGACCACGCTGCTGGTCGTCGTCCTGATCGTCCTCACGCTCCTGCTGCTCATCGGCGGCTGGTCCGTCCTCATCGCCAACCGTCTCAACCGGCTGCACGTCCGCACCGACGCGGGCTGGGCCGCGTTGGAGGCGGCGCTGGGCAGACGGGCCGTGGTGACGCGGGCGGTGGCGGCGGTCGGCCCGGTCGCGGCCGTCGCGGAGTCGCCCCGTGGCGCGGCACTGGACGCCAGGCCGCCGTGCATGTCGCCGGTCGACCCCGCGACGCCCGACGGAACACCCCCGGACGCCGAGTCGTCGCCGACCGCGTGGTCCGCTGCCGAACCGTCGCGGGTGTCGTCTCTCGACGGGGAGCCGTCGCGCGTGTCGTCCTTCGACGCGGAGTCCTCACGTGTCTCGTCCTTCGACGCGGAGTCCTCGCGCGTCTCGCCCCTCGACGCCGAACGCCTCCGGGCCGCTGCCCTCGACGCCGAACTGACCCCGAGGGCGGGACGGGAGAACAGCGAGAACCTGCTGGGCCGGATGCTGGGCGAGCTCGACCGGTCCCGACTGCCCGTCCCGTTGGCCGCCGAACTGACGGAGGCCGAGGAACGGGTGATGCTCGCCAGGCGGGTCTACAACGACGCGGTGCGCGACACCCTCGCCCTGCGGGCCCGGCGGCCGGTGCGGTGGCTGCGGCTGGCGGGCGGTGCGCCCCCGCCCGAGTACTTCGAGATCGTCGAGCGGGCGAGCGAGCCGGAACCGGCCAGTCCGGTGATCTACCGCCCGTCGGCGCGGGTGCTGCTGCTGGACGACGCGGACAGGCTGTTGCTGTTCGAGTCCAGCGACCCCGGCAGACCGCAGGAGACCTTCTGGTGCACCGCAGGCGGCGGCGTCGAGGCCGGTGAGGAGCTGCGGGCCGCCGCAGTCCGTGAGGTGACCGAGGAGACGGGTCTGGTGCTCGTCGAGTCCGACCTGGTCGGGCCGGTCTGGCTTCGCCGAGCCGTCTTCGGTTTCGACGGGGAGGTCTTCGACAGCGAGGAGTGGTTCTTCGTCGCCAGGATCGAGCCGGGCACGGCGGGCGTCGACGTCTCCGGTTTCACCGACCTGGAACGGCGCACGGTGCGTGGCCATCGGTGGTGGACGGCTGCGGAGCTCAGGGAGACCGAGGCCACGGTGTACCCCGTGCAGCTCGCCGAGTTCCTGCCCGAGGTGCTCGCAGGCCGCTGGGACGGCCGGGTGCGCACCATCCGCTGA
- a CDS encoding nucleoside/nucleotide kinase family protein, giving the protein MRILVDGLDMTGKSTLTEVVVRMLAARGVPARRHRGLISIGTLLEPLRRPLRPFRLPRRTLASTTFLLAGYALDALLTRLLPYRHPDVVLVQDGYVDRCVASGIAAGPYLPARWALRRANWFVAFDLAVYLHAPSAERAARLAERSDADTNDRHSVADAEFAAEFTRVLVDGMGARHARLLVFDTTQQSVEETARVIVDTLLTHRTRARRPVPGVAADRSGRAPDRIRRSSGPRPSIRGGTARLGERGTPAAD; this is encoded by the coding sequence ATGCGCATCCTGGTCGACGGGCTCGACATGACCGGCAAGTCCACTCTCACCGAGGTCGTGGTGAGAATGCTCGCCGCCCGTGGCGTTCCCGCCCGGCGGCATCGAGGGCTGATCAGCATCGGCACGCTGCTGGAGCCGCTGCGCCGACCGCTGCGCCCCTTCCGGCTGCCCCGCCGCACGCTGGCGAGCACCACGTTCCTGCTGGCCGGGTACGCCCTGGACGCGCTGCTCACCAGGCTGCTGCCGTATCGGCATCCCGACGTCGTGCTCGTGCAGGACGGCTACGTGGACCGCTGCGTTGCGTCGGGCATCGCCGCAGGCCCCTACCTGCCCGCCCGCTGGGCACTGCGCCGGGCGAACTGGTTCGTGGCCTTCGACCTCGCCGTCTACCTGCACGCGCCCTCCGCCGAGCGCGCGGCCCGGCTCGCCGAACGGTCGGACGCCGACACCAACGACCGGCACTCGGTGGCCGATGCCGAGTTCGCCGCCGAGTTCACGCGGGTGCTCGTCGACGGCATGGGCGCCCGACACGCCAGGCTGCTGGTGTTCGACACCACCCAGCAGAGCGTGGAGGAGACCGCCAGGGTCATCGTCGACACGCTGCTCACCCACCGGACCCGCGCCCGCCGACCCGTGCCAGGTGTGGCGGCGGACCGCAGTGGGCGGGCGCCGGATCGAATCCGCCGGTCGAGCGGGCCCCGGCCGAGCATCAGGGGCGGCACCGCCCGCCTGGGTGAGCGAGGAACTCCGGCCGCAGATTAG
- a CDS encoding creatininase family protein — MRWHGSTRERLIEALPEGLVILPVGAIEQHGPHLPTGTDTLIVQAVVEAAVAQASERCPRQLIITPPVAFGSSDHHLPFGGTLSLTFETFTQVLLDLVRSIAMGGGRRVVLVNGHGGNKGPCHSVAEAAAIRFDLSVGYADYWDLFPAEAGGNSPLVPGHAGVFETAMLLALREELVEERPGARAVSELQAMTGITLHSRERWRRIDGYTDEPGRASAEKGRRWLDACAAALADRLLLLSKTL, encoded by the coding sequence ATGCGGTGGCATGGCTCCACCCGAGAACGTCTCATCGAGGCCCTGCCGGAGGGATTGGTGATCCTGCCGGTCGGCGCCATCGAACAGCACGGCCCGCACCTGCCGACCGGAACGGACACCCTGATCGTTCAGGCTGTCGTCGAGGCGGCGGTGGCGCAGGCGTCGGAACGCTGCCCACGGCAGCTGATCATCACCCCGCCGGTGGCCTTCGGCTCGTCCGACCACCACCTGCCCTTCGGCGGCACCCTCTCGCTCACCTTCGAGACCTTCACCCAGGTGCTGCTCGACCTCGTCCGCTCCATCGCGATGGGCGGCGGGCGCCGCGTGGTCCTCGTCAACGGCCACGGCGGGAACAAGGGCCCCTGCCACTCGGTGGCCGAGGCCGCCGCGATCCGATTCGACCTCTCGGTCGGCTATGCGGACTACTGGGACCTGTTCCCTGCCGAGGCGGGCGGCAACAGCCCGTTGGTGCCGGGACACGCCGGAGTGTTCGAGACCGCGATGCTGCTGGCCCTGCGCGAGGAGCTGGTGGAGGAGCGTCCGGGCGCCCGCGCGGTCAGCGAACTCCAGGCGATGACGGGGATCACCCTGCACAGCCGCGAGCGGTGGCGCCGGATCGACGGCTACACCGACGAACCCGGCCGGGCCTCCGCCGAGAAGGGCAGGCGCTGGCTCGACGCCTGCGCCGCCGCCCTGGCCGATCGGCTGCTGCTGCTGTCCAAGACCCTCTAG
- a CDS encoding type II toxin-antitoxin system VapC family toxin: MTVDCVIDNSALIESVAVAKPDVRLIRRMLASSACAPEIIDAEALRVLRSMNLRQELSSAQAERALTRVSEAPIARVPLKPLVARAWNLRHSVSAYDALYIALAEVFDVPLLTCDAKLARSNGHNAKIELFPNG, encoded by the coding sequence GTGACAGTTGACTGTGTGATCGACAACTCCGCACTCATCGAGTCCGTGGCCGTCGCCAAGCCTGATGTCAGACTCATCCGCAGGATGCTGGCTTCCTCGGCCTGCGCGCCGGAGATCATCGATGCCGAGGCCCTGCGAGTGCTGCGAAGTATGAATCTGCGGCAGGAACTCTCCTCGGCTCAGGCAGAGCGAGCGCTGACCAGGGTCTCCGAGGCACCCATTGCCAGAGTCCCGCTGAAGCCGCTGGTAGCGCGTGCGTGGAACCTGCGACACTCGGTCTCAGCATACGACGCCTTGTACATCGCACTGGCCGAAGTCTTCGACGTCCCGCTGCTCACCTGCGACGCGAAACTCGCCAGAAGCAACGGGCACAACGCCAAGATCGAACTCTTCCCCAACGGCTGA
- a CDS encoding glycosyltransferase family 4 protein gives MRIGLVCPYSLEVPGGVQAHVMDLAHTLIGLGHRVNVLAAADEDAELPCFVTPAGRALGIPYNGSVARLSFGPVSFARARRWVRDHRFDVLHLHEPVAPSLSLLALMVADGPIVATFHTSTQRSRTLAAFHSVLQPFLEKITARIAVSALARRVQVEHLGGDAVLIPNGVNVDFFAAAGQLDGYPRQGGTVGFVGRYDEPRKGMPILLDAMRLLIERRPDLRLLVVGRGDADELRARAGAELAGRLDLLGQVDDVDKARALRSVDVYCAPNTGGESFGIILAEAMAAGTAVLASDLDAFRRVLDDGRAGVLTPVGDAEALARRLADLLDDAPRRAEFAEAGSRFVENFDWPVVARQVLRVYETAMAADPRRVGEADGGDAE, from the coding sequence GTGAGGATCGGTCTGGTCTGCCCGTATTCCCTCGAGGTTCCCGGCGGGGTGCAGGCCCACGTCATGGATCTCGCCCACACCCTCATCGGGCTGGGCCACCGGGTGAACGTGCTCGCCGCCGCCGACGAGGACGCCGAGCTGCCGTGCTTCGTGACGCCTGCGGGCCGCGCGTTGGGCATCCCCTACAACGGGTCGGTCGCCCGGCTCTCCTTCGGCCCGGTCTCCTTCGCCAGGGCGCGTCGGTGGGTTCGTGATCATCGGTTCGACGTGCTGCACCTGCACGAGCCGGTCGCGCCCAGCCTGTCGTTGCTGGCGTTGATGGTGGCGGACGGCCCGATCGTGGCGACCTTCCACACCTCCACGCAGCGCTCGCGAACCCTGGCGGCCTTCCACTCGGTCCTTCAGCCGTTCCTGGAGAAGATCACCGCACGGATCGCGGTGTCCGCGCTGGCCAGGCGGGTCCAGGTCGAGCACCTCGGCGGTGACGCGGTGCTCATCCCCAACGGCGTGAACGTCGACTTCTTCGCCGCCGCCGGGCAGCTCGACGGCTATCCGAGGCAGGGCGGCACCGTCGGGTTCGTCGGTCGTTATGACGAGCCGCGCAAGGGCATGCCGATCCTGCTCGACGCGATGCGCCTGCTCATCGAGCGCAGGCCCGATCTGCGGCTGCTGGTCGTCGGGAGGGGCGACGCCGACGAGCTGCGCGCTCGGGCAGGCGCCGAGCTGGCAGGCAGGCTGGATCTGCTCGGTCAGGTCGACGACGTGGACAAGGCACGTGCACTGCGCAGTGTGGACGTGTACTGCGCGCCCAACACCGGCGGCGAGAGCTTCGGCATCATCCTGGCCGAGGCGATGGCGGCAGGCACCGCTGTACTGGCCAGTGATCTCGACGCCTTTCGCCGGGTGCTCGACGACGGCCGGGCCGGGGTGCTCACCCCGGTCGGTGACGCCGAGGCGCTGGCGCGGCGGCTGGCCGACCTGTTGGACGACGCCCCGCGCCGAGCCGAGTTCGCCGAGGCGGGCAGCCGCTTCGTCGAGAACTTCGACTGGCCGGTGGTGGCTCGTCAGGTGCTCCGGGTCTACGAGACCGCGATGGCGGCCGATCCGCGCCGCGTCGGCGAGGCTGACGGCGGCGATGCCGAATGA